A window of Microbispora hainanensis genomic DNA:
GCAACCTGCAGCTGCTCTACCAGGGCCGCAGCCCCAGCTCCGGCGGCGACTACGGCCTGCTGCCCTACCGGCCCGGCCTGCTGACCCTGCAGCGCTGACGCCCTGACACCGAACCCGCCCGGCCTCCCGGCGTACGCGCAAACCCACCGGGTGAGCGCCATCGGCGACCGGGACCGGGCGGAACCCGACCGGCGGGCTCGGCACACGACCGAGCCCGCCCTTCTCATCCCGAAAACCCTCGATGTACGAGCGGGCGGTCCGCATCGGGGATCGCGACACGGCCGGGTGCGTGCCCGGACATGGCCAGCGTGACAGACGACCGATCCGTCGGAGAACGCGTCCGAGCGGGCCTCCGCCGAGCGACGACGCCGCCCGCTCGGACGCGCGCACCGCGGCGAAGCCGTACTCGGTCATCCGCCGCTCGTACTCCCCGATCGCGGCCGTCAGGGACGCGCCCGAGGACACGGCCGCGCGGAGCGTGCGGCAGGGCAGCGCCGCGTCCAGCAGCGCGCAGTTCGCCCCCGAGCCCTGGGCCGGGCTCATCGCGTGGACGGCGTCTCCGAGCACCGTGACGGCGGACGCCTCCCACGGCGCGACGGGCACCGAGCTCCTGATCGGGACGCAGGAGGTCTGGTCCACGTCGGCGGCCTCGATCCAGCCGCACCAAGGCCGGGTGCCAGCCCACGACGCGCTCGGCCACGAAGCGGTGCAGGTGTCCGGCGCCGCGGGACGACAACTCGGCATCGGAGCCGGGCAGCAGGGCGGCGGGCACGGCGAGCGGCCACATCACGTAGTCGCCCCGCCAGCGCGGATCCAGACCCGGCCACAGCCGGGCCGCCGCCCGTGCCGGATCCTCTCGCAGGCGCATGAGCCCGAGCGCCAGGCCCAGCCGGCCCGCCCGTACGGACATGGATCCCCCCGCCAGCCGGGACGGCAGCAGCTCGGCCACCTCCTCGGTCAGCGGTGTCCTCCCGTAGACGCACCGGGTGCCGAGGTCCTTGATCCGCGCGTGCTGGAGCAGTTCGCGGCGCACCCGATATATGAAACGATTCATATGGCCCCGTTCCGGTCGGTGAGCGCGCAGAGCATGCCGACCTGCGCGGCCCCAAGGCTGCCGCCTCCCCCCAGGATGAACGCCGTCGTTATCGGCCGCTTCCCCACACGCCCCGGCCGCAGTTCCCTTTCCTCCCCGTACGTACACCACCGTTCCGTCCGCCGGGGACTGTACAAACAACGGTGTAACTCCTGATCAAGGAGACACCTGTGACGAGTACGGTGATCCAGCAGTCTGAGGCGCTGGACCTGGAGGACACCGCGGTGGCGCGGAAAGAGCATGAGGCGTCGGATCGTGAGCTGGTGGCCCGCCTGGTCGGCCAGGCCCGCGCCGAGGGGCTGGAGCTGGTCGGGGAGAACGGGCTGCTGGGCCGGCTGACCAAGCTGGTTTTGGAGTCGGCCCTGGAAGGCGAGCTGACCGACCACCTCGGCTACGACAAGCACGATCCGGCCGGTCGCGGCAGCGGCAACTCCCGTAACGGCACCCGGACCAAGACGGTCATCACCGACGTCGGGCCGGTCGAGATCGACGTGCCCCGTGACCGGGACGCCAGCTTCGAACCGAAGATCGTGCGCAAGCGGCAGCGGCGGCTGCCGGGTGTGGATGAGATGGTCATCTCGCTGGCCGCCAAGGGCCTGACCACCGGGGAGATCTCGGCGCACCTGGCCGAGGTCTACGGGGCGGAGGTGTCCAAGCAGACCATCTCCACGATCACCGACGCGGTGATCGAGGGCATGACCGAGTGGCAGAACCGCCCTCTGGACCCCGTCTACCCGGTGGTGTTCATCGACGCCATCCACGTCAAGATCCGTGAAGGGCAGGTCGCCAACCGGCCGATCTACGTGGCGTTGGCGGTCACCGCCGACGGTGAGCGCGACATTCTCGGGTTGTGGGCCGGCGACGGCGGCGAGGGCGCCAAGTTCTGGCTGCACGTGCTGACCGAGATCAAGAACCGGGGCGTCGCCGATGTGCTCATGATGGTCTGCGACGGCCTCAAAGGGCTGCCGCAGGCCATCGAGCAGGTCTGGCCGCAGACCGTGGTGCAGACCTGCGTGGTGCACCTGCTGCGCGCTTCCTTCCGCTACGCCGCACGCCAGCACTGGGACGCCATCGCCAAGGCGCTGCGGCCGGTCTACACCGCCCCGACCGAGGCCGCCGCGCTCGAGCGGTTCGCCGAGTTCGCCGAGGTCTGGGGCGGCAAGTACCCGGCGATCGTGAAGTTGTGGCAGGACGCCTGGGCGGAGTTCGTGCCGTTCCTGTCCTTTGATGTGGAGATCCGCCGGGTGATCTGCTCGACGAACGCGATCGAGTCGGTCAACGCCCGGATCCGTCGGGCGGTCAAGGCCCGCGGCCACTTCCCCAACGAGCAGGCCGCGCTCAAGTGCGTCTACATGGCCATCATGAGCCTGGACCCGACGGGCAAGGGCCGCAAACGCTGGATGAACCGGTGGAAGGCCGCCCTGAACGCCTTCGAGATCACCTTCGAAGGCCGACTGTCAGCAACCCGCCGCTAGAACAAACCGAAGCCGAGTTACACCGTTCGCTGGACAGGCCCGTCCGCCCCCCCCCGCACAAAGAGAGGTGCGGATTACGTCAGACAAGGGGTTGTGACCGACCCCTTGGTATTTCGAACCTGATCGGCCGGCCGACCTGGTGGAGGCGCTCGCCGGGTTCGGCTCACAGCTCAGGCGCGCGTGGGAGGACGGTCGTCTCGCCGAGGACACCTACATCGCGGCTCGGGCGGAGCTCGGTGCGGCCGAGGATGCCCTGCAGACGGAGGCCCTGCAGACGAAGGCGCTGCAGACGGAGGCCCTGCAGACGGAGGCGCTGCAGGGCAAGGGCAGGCTGCCCCTGGCGCTCGAGAAGCTCCGCGGGTTGATCCGCCGCGTCGGCGAGCGGGCTGATCCGCCATCCGGCGGCCGAAGTGGCGCGCCGATGGAACAGCCGATGGAACAACGGCACGCTGTGAAGCGACCGTCAGCAACTGGCCGCTCCCCTGCACACGCTTCTTCCTTGAACGGTCTTCCTTGAACGGTTTCTCCCTTGAACGGTGCCGGTGGCGAGGGGTCGTCAAAAGGGTGGTGTCTCGAGGTCGCGTTGGATGAGTGTTCCTCCCGATTCGTCGTCCTTTGATCTGCTGTCGTCGTGTTCCTTTGCGCCGGGGCTGCCCGCGCCTGCTGCGTGCGTCGCGTGCCTACAGGTTGGTTGTGCCGGGGCTTCTGCGGGGGTTTGTGCTGGTGGGGTGGTGGGAGGGCATGGTGGGGCCATGATCGTGTCTGGTGCTCCGGGGAGGTCGCCGGGCAGGCGTCCGGGTGGGGCGTCGGGCCAGGTGCGGGGCTGGGGGTCGGGGACGGGCTGGATGATCTTCGGGAGTGGGCTGCGGTAGGGGTGTCCGAGTGGGCTGGTCCAGATGATCAGGTGGGGGCCTGCGGTGGTGACGCGCCAGCCGCCGAGGTGCTTGGCGCGGTGGTCGTGGCGGCAGGCCAGGTGCAGGTTGGCGGCGGTGGTGGCGCCGTTGTCGGCCCAGGCCTGGATGTGGTCTTGGTCGGTGCGGGTGGCGGGCATGCGGCAGCCCGGCCAGGAGCAGACCCGGCCCCGAATCTGGACGTATCGGCGTAAGACCGCATCCGCATGACGCCGATCAGCCCCGTTCGCCGTATTCGCCACCCCAGCGGTACCGGCCGCACCAGCCGCGCCCGCCACGTTGACCACGTCAGCAGTGTTCGCCACGCCCGCCGCGTTGACCACGTCAGCCACGTTGGCCGCGCCTACGGCGCCTGTGGTGCTGACTGCGCCTGCCGTGTTCGCCGCGCCCGTCGTGTTCGCCGAGTCCGCGATAACCGTCTCAGCCGCGCCTGCGGCGTCCGCAGTGTCGGCCGCGCCCGCCGCGTTGATCATGTCGGCCGTGTGGGCTGGGTCGGTCTGTTCGCCCAGCATGGCCGGGTCACCCGATCCCTTTGGGGCGTGCGCTGCAGCCGGGTCACAGGATCGGCCCGGGTGAGGTGCTGCTGCCGGGTGGGGTGATCCGGCTGGGTGAGGTGATCCGGTTGCGGGGGTGGTGCCGAGCTGGGCGTGGGCTTGACGGGCGAGGTCGGCGATGAGGGGTGCCCAGGCGCCGGTGGTGGCCGGTGCGGCGGCCAGCCGGTGGAGCTGGGTGAGGGTGATCTGCAGCTCGACGATGCCGCCGCGTCGCATGTCGCGGGGTGGCCGTTGTGCAGGCGGGCAGGGGCGCTGCCGGGTGATGCCGGCCAGGAGCAGGTGCCCGTCGTCGGTGCAGATGGCATAGCGCCATTGCCCATGCAGCATGCCGGTGACGATGCGGCGTGCCTGGGCGGCGTGGACCATGCCCCAGCCGGGCAGGTGCGCCGGGTGCTCATCGTGCCCGAGCAACGTCGTCAGCTCCACCCGTATCTCCGGCACCGACCACGATGTCGCGCCGGGCCCCCCACCAAGGCGGCCCTGCGACCGCTGAAGCTCCCGGCACCCGGGCTCACCCTCCGGCTCTGGTTCGGGTGCGGCGCTCCGGTCGTGCCCGCGCCCGTGCTCTGGTTCTGGTGCGGTGCTCCGGTCGCGCTCGTACGCAGGCGTGGGTTCGGTGCTCGGCCTCTGCCCGGTCTCCGGTTGTGGTGCGGTGCTTTGGCCGTGTCTACGCTCCGGCTCCGGAGCGACCCTCCGCCCGTGCCCGTGCCCATCTTCCGGCTCGGGTCCGTTACCCGACCTCCGCTCGTATTCGCGCTCGCGCTTCTGCTTCGGCTCGGGTGCGGTGATCCGCTCGCGCTCGTGCTTCGGCTCGCCTGTGGGGGTACCGGCAGAGCTGGCGGGGCTGGCGGTAGTGCCTGCGGGGGCGTCAGGTTTGCCGGTGGCGGCGTCAGATGAG
This region includes:
- a CDS encoding DUF222 domain-containing protein; the protein is MAIPEGLAVVPPGAELAGVLAGIAVERVSGFDTVEVLKAAYRQSCHDRAWFLRVLLEVGLREAWSGDSVVRLQTPEEFAPDEARAALVWSRRRADSAFELAWNLHRRLPVLGEAMLEGVLDEPRAVAFIRWTSGLTDAQAGWVCERLVPRAAGWTVGELVEHVQRMVLAIDPDWAEKRYTEAVRRRRVAGTRNDDGTATVSGLDLPVERAVAGCERIDELARACKRAGDRRPIDHIRADLFLGSLDGTFEGLTDEQIVTHVLAHPLVEPGDPTPGDTSDDTPSSTGSADDPAGSSDAATGKPDAPAGTTASPASSAGTPTGEPKHERERITAPEPKQKREREYERRSGNGPEPEDGHGHGRRVAPEPERRHGQSTAPQPETGQRPSTEPTPAYERDRSTAPEPEHGRGHDRSAAPEPEPEGEPGCRELQRSQGRLGGGPGATSWSVPEIRVELTTLLGHDEHPAHLPGWGMVHAAQARRIVTGMLHGQWRYAICTDDGHLLLAGITRQRPCPPAQRPPRDMRRGGIVELQITLTQLHRLAAAPATTGAWAPLIADLARQAHAQLGTTPATGSPHPAGSPHPAAAPHPGRSCDPAAAHAPKGSGDPAMLGEQTDPAHTADMINAAGAADTADAAGAAETVIADSANTTGAANTAGAVSTTGAVGAANVADVVNAAGVANTADVVNVAGAAGAAGTAGVANTANGADRRHADAVLRRYVQIRGRVCSWPGCRMPATRTDQDHIQAWADNGATTAANLHLACRHDHRAKHLGGWRVTTAGPHLIIWTSPLGHPYRSPLPKIIQPVPDPQPRTWPDAPPGRLPGDLPGAPDTIMAPPCPPTTPPAQTPAEAPAQPTCRHATHAAGAGSPGAKEHDDSRSKDDESGGTLIQRDLETPPF
- a CDS encoding IS256 family transposase, whose protein sequence is MEDTAVARKEHEASDRELVARLVGQARAEGLELVGENGLLGRLTKLVLESALEGELTDHLGYDKHDPAGRGSGNSRNGTRTKTVITDVGPVEIDVPRDRDASFEPKIVRKRQRRLPGVDEMVISLAAKGLTTGEISAHLAEVYGAEVSKQTISTITDAVIEGMTEWQNRPLDPVYPVVFIDAIHVKIREGQVANRPIYVALAVTADGERDILGLWAGDGGEGAKFWLHVLTEIKNRGVADVLMMVCDGLKGLPQAIEQVWPQTVVQTCVVHLLRASFRYAARQHWDAIAKALRPVYTAPTEAAALERFAEFAEVWGGKYPAIVKLWQDAWAEFVPFLSFDVEIRRVICSTNAIESVNARIRRAVKARGHFPNEQAALKCVYMAIMSLDPTGKGRKRWMNRWKAALNAFEITFEGRLSATRR